One genomic segment of Streptomyces liangshanensis includes these proteins:
- a CDS encoding CynX/NimT family MFS transporter gives MNSPVTHQAPSAAGPQPSPPGPAGARAVQAAVAFSLAALNLRIAVASLSPVLTEVQHDEHLSSFGAGALSTVPVVCFGAFAFLAPRLTRRFGPHHLLWYALLALSVGIVLRSVPGVLALFGGTLIAGAAIAVGNVLMPQLIKHDFAGRAGLMLGCYSLALSGGAALAAGVVVPLESATGWSWRQVLALWAIPSLVAALAGLPELLVPERRSAHQQQQKAVRHGRGEGGGAPALGALWRDRTAWAVTLFMGLQSLGYYAILAWLPTLLQDHGMSDSQAGWMLSFSSFPGMAASFAAPWLQQRLRPAFAAPLAAAVLCATGFVGLLTSPVSGAYLWMTALGLGQGIAIGLALGYIVARSPDAHHTGRLSTMAQGVGYLIACLGPLGLGLLHSASGGWSVPIAALLAVLVAQTVASFGASRDRHVLASS, from the coding sequence ATGAACAGCCCAGTCACCCATCAGGCCCCTTCCGCGGCGGGCCCGCAGCCGTCGCCTCCCGGACCGGCCGGCGCGCGCGCCGTGCAAGCCGCCGTCGCGTTCAGCCTGGCCGCGCTCAACCTGCGTATCGCCGTCGCCTCCCTCTCCCCCGTCCTCACCGAGGTCCAGCACGACGAGCACCTGTCCTCGTTCGGCGCCGGGGCCCTCTCGACGGTGCCGGTCGTCTGCTTCGGGGCGTTCGCGTTCCTCGCGCCCCGGCTCACCCGCCGCTTCGGACCCCACCACCTGCTCTGGTACGCGCTCCTCGCGCTGTCCGTCGGCATCGTGCTGCGCTCGGTCCCGGGCGTCCTCGCCCTGTTCGGCGGCACCCTGATCGCGGGCGCGGCGATCGCCGTCGGCAACGTCCTGATGCCGCAGCTCATCAAGCACGACTTCGCCGGCCGCGCCGGGCTGATGCTCGGCTGCTACTCCCTGGCCCTGTCCGGCGGAGCCGCGCTCGCGGCGGGCGTGGTCGTCCCGCTGGAGTCGGCCACCGGCTGGAGCTGGCGGCAGGTGCTCGCGCTGTGGGCGATCCCGTCCCTCGTCGCCGCCCTCGCCGGGCTTCCCGAACTGCTCGTCCCGGAACGGCGTTCCGCGCACCAGCAGCAGCAGAAGGCCGTGCGGCACGGAAGAGGAGAAGGGGGCGGAGCGCCTGCCCTCGGGGCGCTCTGGCGCGACCGGACCGCCTGGGCCGTGACCCTCTTCATGGGACTCCAGTCCCTCGGCTACTACGCGATCCTCGCCTGGCTGCCGACGCTCCTCCAGGACCACGGCATGAGCGACAGCCAGGCCGGATGGATGCTCTCCTTCTCCAGCTTCCCCGGCATGGCCGCCTCCTTCGCCGCACCCTGGCTCCAGCAGCGCCTGCGCCCCGCCTTCGCCGCGCCCCTCGCGGCCGCCGTGCTGTGCGCGACCGGCTTCGTCGGCCTGCTCACGTCCCCGGTGTCGGGCGCCTACCTCTGGATGACCGCCCTCGGCCTGGGCCAGGGCATCGCCATCGGTCTCGCCCTCGGCTACATCGTCGCCCGCTCCCCCGACGCCCACCACACCGGCCGGCTCTCGACGATGGCCCAGGGCGTCGGCTACCTCATCGCCTGCCTCGGCCCGCTCGGCCTGGGCCTGCTGCACTCCGCGAGCGGGGGATGGTCGGTGCCGATCGCCGCGCTGCTCGCCGTACTCGTCGCGCAGACCGTCGCGTCCTTCGGCGCGAGCCGCGACCGCCACGTCCTGGCGTCCTCATGA
- a CDS encoding helix-turn-helix domain-containing protein gives MARAENKETVSPTMRYVAAIARLLRKQKGWSQEELGKKIGFTGSAISAMETCAQPASDQMLVGLERELGEGSGIFERAREEVRVEKFPSRFKDFVAFEQKARSLTMYEVLLVNGLFQTEGYARALFAGGFPQMSDERVEELVDIRMARKAVFDHNPPAVIELVVDESALLRTIGSASIMREQLLHLAAMAQRWNVTLQVMPLNQGLSGQYAGTDGPFTLIETDQHDHLGYMEGQRESQVISDPAKVSALTQIYAKIRAQALGPRESLALIERLAGEEQ, from the coding sequence ATGGCGCGAGCCGAGAACAAGGAAACGGTAAGCCCGACGATGCGTTACGTGGCGGCCATCGCACGACTGCTGAGGAAGCAAAAGGGTTGGTCACAGGAGGAGTTGGGGAAGAAGATCGGGTTCACGGGCTCGGCGATCAGCGCGATGGAGACGTGTGCCCAGCCCGCGAGCGACCAGATGTTGGTGGGGTTGGAGCGGGAGCTCGGCGAGGGAAGCGGCATCTTCGAGCGGGCGAGGGAGGAAGTGCGCGTAGAGAAGTTCCCGAGCCGCTTCAAGGACTTCGTGGCGTTCGAACAGAAGGCGCGGAGCCTGACGATGTACGAGGTCCTGCTCGTGAACGGCCTGTTCCAGACTGAGGGTTACGCGCGTGCACTCTTCGCGGGCGGGTTTCCGCAGATGTCCGACGAGCGGGTGGAGGAACTGGTCGACATCCGGATGGCCCGCAAGGCGGTGTTCGACCACAACCCCCCGGCCGTGATCGAGCTGGTCGTGGACGAATCGGCTCTGCTGCGCACGATCGGAAGCGCATCGATCATGCGTGAGCAGCTGCTGCACCTTGCCGCAATGGCTCAACGCTGGAACGTCACCCTCCAGGTGATGCCACTGAACCAAGGCCTTTCCGGTCAGTACGCCGGTACTGACGGTCCGTTCACGCTGATTGAGACGGACCAACATGACCATCTGGGTTACATGGAAGGACAACGCGAAAGCCAAGTGATCAGCGACCCAGCGAAGGTGAGCGCCCTAACTCAGATCTATGCGAAGATTCGCGCACAGGCCCTCGGCCCGCGTGAATCGCTGGCCCTCATCGAGCGGTTGGCGGGAGAAGAGCAATGA
- a CDS encoding AraC family transcriptional regulator → MRETRHLDPVERGRIVLAHGQRLPTHAHDRGHLVYSATGVLSVTTAGGTWIAPPTRVAWTPAAFEHHHTAHGSADMRILFLYEALAARLPAHPAVLTVSGLAREALLALTAEEADTGGRAPEAVDRLHAVVVDELTAAPEQPLHLPEPADDRLRALTGILYADPANQQTLAELGARVGASERTLSRLFGQELRMSFHQWRTQLRVHHALTLLAARKSVTDTALACGWANPTSFIEAFATLVGETPGRYRTRQLPTGGGQALGEHRFSGSR, encoded by the coding sequence ATGAGGGAAACCCGCCATCTTGATCCCGTGGAACGCGGCCGCATCGTCCTGGCCCACGGCCAGCGGCTGCCCACCCATGCCCACGACCGCGGTCACCTGGTCTATTCGGCCACCGGCGTGCTGTCCGTGACCACCGCCGGGGGTACGTGGATCGCCCCGCCGACCCGGGTCGCGTGGACCCCCGCGGCCTTCGAGCACCACCACACCGCGCACGGCAGCGCGGACATGCGGATCCTGTTCCTGTACGAGGCGCTCGCGGCCCGGCTGCCCGCGCATCCGGCCGTACTCACCGTCTCCGGACTCGCCCGCGAAGCCCTGCTGGCCCTGACGGCGGAGGAGGCGGACACCGGCGGGCGGGCGCCGGAGGCGGTGGACCGGCTGCACGCGGTGGTCGTCGACGAACTGACCGCGGCGCCCGAACAGCCACTGCACCTGCCCGAGCCGGCGGACGACCGCCTCCGGGCGCTGACCGGCATCCTGTACGCGGACCCCGCCAACCAGCAGACCCTCGCCGAGCTGGGCGCACGCGTAGGGGCGAGCGAACGCACGCTCAGCCGCCTCTTCGGCCAGGAACTCCGCATGAGCTTCCACCAGTGGCGCACACAACTACGCGTACACCACGCCCTCACCCTGCTCGCCGCACGCAAGTCCGTCACGGACACCGCCCTGGCCTGCGGCTGGGCCAACCCGACCAGCTTCATCGAAGCCTTCGCCACCCTGGTAGGCGAAACCCCCGGCCGCTACCGAACCCGCCAACTCCCGACGGGGGGCGGCCAGGCCCTCGGGGAACATCGGTTCAGCGGTTCTCGGTGA
- a CDS encoding response regulator — protein sequence MTIRVLIVDDQVMVREGFSVLLNAMPDIEVVGEAVNGREAVTQVAALHPDVVLMDIRMPELNGIEATREIVAADAAAKVLVLTTFDLDEYVYQALRAGASGFLLKDASARQLADGVRVVASGEALLAPTVTRRLITEFSKLSETPRPPALARIGDLTERETEVLVLIAQGLSNAEIAEHLVVAESTIKTHVSRILVKLGLRDRTQAAVFAYEARLVTPG from the coding sequence GTGACCATCAGAGTGCTGATCGTCGACGACCAGGTGATGGTCCGCGAGGGTTTCTCGGTGCTGCTGAACGCGATGCCGGACATCGAGGTGGTGGGGGAGGCGGTCAACGGGCGCGAGGCGGTCACGCAGGTCGCCGCCCTGCACCCCGACGTCGTCCTGATGGACATCCGGATGCCGGAACTGAACGGGATCGAGGCGACCCGCGAGATCGTGGCGGCGGACGCGGCGGCGAAGGTGCTGGTGCTGACGACGTTCGACCTGGACGAGTACGTGTACCAGGCGCTGCGGGCGGGCGCGTCGGGCTTCCTGCTGAAGGACGCGTCGGCGCGTCAACTGGCGGACGGGGTACGGGTGGTGGCGTCCGGCGAGGCCCTGCTCGCGCCGACGGTGACGCGGCGTCTGATCACCGAGTTCTCGAAGCTCTCGGAGACGCCGAGGCCGCCGGCGCTGGCGCGTATCGGGGATCTCACGGAGCGGGAGACGGAGGTGCTGGTGCTGATCGCACAGGGTCTGTCGAACGCGGAGATCGCGGAGCACCTGGTGGTGGCGGAGTCCACGATCAAGACGCATGTGAGCCGCATCCTGGTGAAGTTGGGCCTGCGCGACCGCACGCAGGCGGCGGTGTTCGCGTACGAGGCGCGGTTGGTGACGCCGGGGTAG
- a CDS encoding TetR-like C-terminal domain-containing protein yields the protein MRAAVHRAVEELVAEEGNEPLTIPVVAARAGVHATTVYRRWGAVGDLLADVVTSRFSGDIVVPDTGSLRGDLERYACDLAKDLCDPDTLALVRATIGIGGEQGAAACRSERERQLEAILERDQGRGHRPPTLERTTDAVLAPLYYRAVFTDFPLTLDWARGLVTYLLPAA from the coding sequence GTGCGCGCGGCCGTGCACCGGGCCGTGGAGGAACTGGTCGCCGAGGAGGGCAACGAACCCCTGACGATCCCGGTCGTCGCCGCACGCGCGGGCGTGCACGCCACGACGGTCTACCGCCGCTGGGGCGCCGTCGGCGACCTGCTGGCCGACGTCGTGACGAGCCGTTTCTCCGGTGACATCGTGGTGCCGGACACCGGGAGCCTGCGCGGCGACCTGGAGCGCTACGCGTGCGACCTGGCCAAGGACCTCTGCGACCCGGACACCCTCGCCCTCGTACGCGCCACCATCGGCATCGGCGGAGAGCAGGGCGCCGCCGCCTGCCGTAGCGAACGCGAGCGGCAGCTCGAAGCCATCCTGGAACGGGACCAGGGCCGGGGCCACCGGCCCCCGACCCTGGAACGCACCACGGACGCCGTGCTCGCGCCGCTCTACTACCGGGCCGTCTTCACCGACTTCCCGCTCACCCTCGACTGGGCGCGCGGCCTCGTGACGTACCTGCTTCCCGCTGCCTGA
- a CDS encoding DUF397 domain-containing protein: MTSTQQWFKSSYSGSSGGECIEVAFNWRKSSYSDSEGAQCVEVATTPHTIHLRDSKNPGGPTFAVAPTAWTKFLDWTA, translated from the coding sequence ATGACCAGCACCCAGCAGTGGTTCAAGTCCAGCTATAGCGGCTCCAGTGGTGGCGAGTGCATCGAGGTCGCCTTCAACTGGCGCAAGTCCAGCTACAGCGACAGCGAAGGCGCCCAGTGCGTCGAGGTCGCCACCACCCCCCACACCATTCACCTCCGGGACTCCAAGAACCCCGGAGGCCCCACCTTCGCTGTCGCCCCGACCGCCTGGACGAAGTTCCTCGACTGGACGGCCTGA
- a CDS encoding adenylosuccinate synthase has protein sequence MPALVLLGAQWGDEGKGKATDLLGGSVDYVVRYQGGNNAGHTVVVGDQKYALHLLPSGILSPSCIPVIGNGVVVDPAVLLSELSGLNDRGVDTSKLLISGNAHLITSYHTTMDKVTERFLGSRKIGTTGRGIGPTYADKINRVGIRIQDLYDESILIQKVDAALDFKNQILAKLYNRRAIDSAKIVEELLTYADQLKPYVSDTTLVLNNAIDEGKVVLFEGGQGTLLDVDHGTYPFVTSSNPTAGGACTGAGVGPTKISRVIGILKAYTTRVGAGPFPTELFDEDGDALRRIGGERGVTTGRDRRCGWFDAVIARYATRVNGLTDFFLTKLDVLTGWEQIPVCVAYEIDGKRVEELPYSQTDFHHAKPIYEMLPGWSEDITKAKTFADLPKNAQAYVKALEEMSGAPISAIGVGPGRTETIQINSFL, from the coding sequence GTGCCCGCACTTGTGCTGCTCGGTGCTCAGTGGGGTGACGAAGGCAAGGGAAAGGCCACCGACCTGCTCGGTGGGTCCGTGGACTATGTCGTGCGCTATCAGGGCGGCAACAACGCCGGCCACACGGTCGTCGTCGGCGACCAGAAGTACGCGCTGCATCTTCTCCCTTCCGGAATCCTCTCGCCCAGCTGTATCCCGGTGATCGGCAACGGAGTGGTAGTCGACCCGGCCGTCCTGCTCTCCGAGCTGAGCGGGCTGAACGACCGCGGTGTCGACACGTCCAAGCTGCTGATCAGTGGAAACGCTCATCTGATCACCTCGTACCACACCACCATGGACAAGGTGACGGAACGGTTCCTCGGTTCGCGGAAGATCGGCACGACGGGCCGCGGCATCGGCCCGACGTACGCCGACAAGATCAACCGCGTCGGGATCCGCATCCAGGACCTGTACGACGAGTCGATCCTGATCCAGAAGGTCGACGCGGCGCTCGACTTCAAGAACCAGATCCTCGCCAAGCTCTACAACCGGCGCGCGATCGACTCCGCGAAGATCGTCGAGGAACTGCTCACCTACGCGGACCAGTTGAAGCCGTACGTCTCCGACACCACCCTCGTCCTCAACAACGCGATCGACGAAGGCAAGGTGGTCCTCTTCGAGGGCGGCCAGGGCACGCTGCTGGACGTCGACCACGGCACGTATCCCTTTGTCACGTCCTCCAACCCGACCGCCGGCGGCGCCTGCACGGGCGCGGGTGTGGGACCGACGAAGATCAGCCGGGTCATCGGCATCCTCAAGGCCTATACGACGCGCGTGGGCGCCGGACCGTTCCCGACGGAGCTGTTCGACGAGGACGGCGACGCGCTGCGCCGCATCGGCGGCGAGCGGGGCGTCACGACGGGCCGTGACCGGCGGTGCGGGTGGTTCGACGCGGTGATCGCGCGGTACGCGACCCGCGTCAACGGCCTCACGGACTTCTTCCTGACGAAGCTCGACGTGCTCACCGGCTGGGAGCAGATCCCGGTGTGCGTGGCGTACGAGATCGACGGCAAGCGGGTCGAGGAACTGCCGTACAGCCAGACGGACTTCCACCACGCGAAGCCCATCTACGAGATGCTGCCCGGCTGGTCGGAGGACATCACGAAGGCCAAGACCTTCGCCGACCTCCCGAAGAACGCGCAGGCGTACGTGAAGGCCCTGGAGGAGATGTCCGGGGCGCCGATCTCGGCGATCGGCGTGGGCCCGGGCCGTACGGAGACGATCCAGATCAACTCCTTCCTGTAG
- a CDS encoding diacylglycerol kinase, which yields MSAPGPAENGAQQLLVVIDPVARRTDGESVRIAKDVLSAGAAVKICLPEGPEEFARALARRGGRRPVVIGDDRALLRTVALLHRERELSSGALSLVPVGASVELARALGVPTGAVAAARAVLDGVVRRLDLLVDESDGVVLGDLHIPGVGGGGSGWSGSSGSGSGSSGSGSGSSGSSGSSGDGSDGGRQRNGHGNGAGSESGSGSGSGPGNRPGSGPGNGSGNGPGSAGGAHGAAAMWNTCRSLVRTLVRPPSGAYPAHTYRLRVEADGVLLSDLDEPVEGILVRSRGGRAEVVIRTRASAEPVRASALSVTVSGADFRYRADARVTGPVRTRTWTLRAGAWGLTLPTTYSVPGASGTR from the coding sequence GTGTCGGCTCCAGGGCCCGCCGAGAACGGCGCGCAGCAGCTTCTGGTGGTCATCGACCCGGTCGCCCGCCGGACCGACGGTGAATCCGTACGTATCGCGAAGGACGTGTTGAGCGCGGGTGCGGCGGTGAAGATATGCCTGCCCGAGGGGCCCGAGGAGTTCGCGCGGGCGCTGGCCAGGCGGGGCGGCCGGCGGCCCGTGGTGATCGGCGACGACCGGGCGCTGTTGCGTACGGTCGCGCTGCTCCACCGCGAGCGGGAGCTGTCCTCCGGGGCGCTCTCGCTGGTGCCGGTGGGGGCGTCGGTCGAGCTGGCGCGCGCGCTGGGGGTGCCGACGGGCGCGGTGGCGGCGGCGCGGGCGGTGCTGGACGGGGTGGTGCGGCGGCTGGACCTGCTGGTGGACGAGAGCGATGGGGTGGTGCTGGGGGATCTGCATATTCCGGGGGTGGGGGGTGGGGGGTCCGGGTGGTCGGGGTCTTCGGGGTCGGGGTCCGGGTCGTCCGGGTCCGGGTCCGGGTCCTCCGGGTCCTCCGGGTCCTCCGGCGACGGTTCCGATGGCGGCCGCCAGCGGAACGGGCACGGCAACGGGGCCGGGAGCGAATCCGGCAGCGGATCGGGGAGCGGGCCCGGCAACAGACCCGGGAGCGGCCCCGGCAACGGATCCGGCAACGGGCCCGGGAGCGCGGGCGGGGCGCACGGTGCGGCGGCCATGTGGAACACGTGCCGTTCGCTGGTCCGGACGCTCGTACGGCCGCCGTCCGGCGCGTACCCCGCGCACACGTACCGGCTGCGGGTGGAGGCGGACGGGGTGCTGCTGAGCGACCTGGACGAACCGGTCGAGGGGATCCTGGTCCGCTCGCGGGGCGGCCGGGCGGAGGTGGTGATCCGTACGCGCGCGTCGGCGGAGCCGGTGCGGGCCAGCGCGCTGTCGGTGACGGTTTCGGGGGCGGACTTCCGCTACCGGGCCGACGCCCGGGTCACCGGTCCGGTCCGGACGCGGACGTGGACGCTCCGGGCGGGGGCGTGGGGGCTGACGTTGCCGACGACGTATTCGGTTCCGGGGGCTTCTGGGACGCGGTGA
- a CDS encoding MFS transporter, with amino-acid sequence MRADVTLSSPPTPSPARPAAFPSVAAVFVLFLAASSVPSPLYAVYQQQWHFAAWVLTVVFALYVVGLLASLLVVGALSDHLGRRPVLAAAVALEIVALVLFLTAGNVAVLATARVLQGIATGAATTTLSATLVDLEPPHARGRAGVVTSVAPLTGLALGALGSGALVEFGPAPTRLVYALLLAAMVAALPVTALLPETSPRRPGAVASLRPRAALPAHLRADIVPVVPAMVASWALAGLFLSLGPSVAGELFGLRSRLVGGVVVTLLAGTGALTVAALRTRPAASLLAPSSALLGLGVLTALAGTVTHHVWLAAAGTVVAGVGFGASVLATFGTFARLAGPHERGAVFASANIINYLGNSVPAVLGGIAVTAVGLRTATEIYALAIVGIVSVAFLLRLAQLRAGRRATASPGE; translated from the coding sequence ATGCGCGCCGACGTCACCTTGTCCTCCCCACCCACCCCCTCCCCCGCACGGCCCGCCGCCTTCCCGAGCGTCGCCGCCGTCTTCGTCCTCTTCCTCGCCGCCTCCAGCGTCCCGTCCCCCCTCTACGCCGTCTACCAGCAGCAATGGCACTTCGCCGCCTGGGTCCTGACCGTCGTCTTCGCCCTGTACGTCGTCGGCCTGCTGGCCTCACTCCTCGTCGTCGGCGCCCTGTCCGACCACCTCGGCCGCCGCCCGGTCCTCGCCGCGGCCGTCGCGCTGGAGATCGTCGCCCTCGTGCTCTTCCTCACCGCCGGGAACGTCGCCGTCCTCGCCACCGCCCGCGTACTCCAGGGCATCGCCACCGGCGCCGCGACCACCACCCTCAGCGCCACGCTCGTCGACCTCGAACCCCCGCACGCGCGGGGCCGCGCCGGCGTCGTCACCTCGGTGGCGCCCCTCACCGGGCTCGCCCTCGGCGCCCTCGGTTCCGGCGCCCTGGTCGAGTTCGGCCCCGCCCCGACCCGGCTCGTCTACGCCCTGCTGCTCGCCGCCATGGTCGCGGCGCTGCCGGTCACCGCCCTTCTCCCGGAGACCTCCCCGCGCCGGCCGGGAGCCGTCGCCTCCCTGCGCCCGCGGGCGGCGCTCCCCGCGCACCTGCGCGCGGACATCGTGCCGGTGGTGCCCGCGATGGTGGCCAGTTGGGCGCTGGCCGGGCTGTTCCTCTCCCTCGGGCCGTCCGTCGCGGGCGAGTTGTTCGGGCTACGGAGCCGGCTCGTCGGCGGCGTCGTCGTCACGCTCCTCGCGGGCACCGGGGCGCTCACGGTGGCCGCCCTCCGTACCCGTCCCGCGGCCTCGCTGCTGGCCCCGTCCTCCGCGCTGCTCGGGCTGGGCGTACTGACGGCCCTCGCGGGCACGGTGACGCACCACGTGTGGCTCGCCGCCGCCGGGACCGTCGTCGCGGGCGTCGGCTTCGGCGCCTCCGTACTGGCGACGTTCGGTACGTTCGCCCGGCTCGCCGGGCCGCACGAGCGCGGCGCGGTCTTCGCCTCCGCCAACATCATCAACTACCTCGGCAACAGCGTCCCCGCCGTGCTCGGCGGCATCGCCGTCACCGCCGTCGGCCTGCGGACCGCCACCGAGATCTACGCGCTGGCCATCGTCGGAATCGTCTCCGTCGCCTTCCTCCTGCGACTGGCCCAGCTACGGGCAGGCCGCCGCGCCACCGCGTCCCCGGGCGAGTGA
- a CDS encoding MerR family transcriptional regulator: MDGNTELLSISAFARRVGLAPSALRFYDDCRVLRPAHVDGASGYRFYRPDQEPRARLVRSLREAGLPLADVVAVLEGSGDDARAVLERHRGRVRARSQEADVTIAAVLRTLSETAAPTRVRLGGAELASAARQVAPAVGRDAAHPELACVLVEIDDAEVRLVATDRYRFSTRVLTPAASDGPSCHFLIDAADLIEIGAWAARSAEVTIEIAPDGGRLYGTAGSRPLPLVDRRFPAYRDMLSALPPPECRVIVDRAALLAAVHRCGDTPAVTVRLGEDEVVVSRSADPGPQGGSAVPAVRQEDLTLTIAFDPAVLAPALETGVGPDVLLEISTPTQPVVVRSADQGSFTTLVMPVALATPTTTTAA, from the coding sequence ATGGACGGCAACACAGAACTCCTCAGCATCAGTGCCTTCGCGCGCCGCGTCGGCCTCGCGCCCAGCGCGTTGCGCTTCTACGACGACTGCCGCGTCCTGCGGCCCGCCCATGTCGACGGGGCCTCTGGCTACCGCTTCTACCGCCCCGACCAGGAGCCGCGCGCCCGGCTGGTGCGGAGTCTGCGGGAGGCCGGGCTGCCGTTGGCCGACGTCGTCGCCGTACTCGAAGGGTCCGGGGACGATGCCCGCGCCGTGCTGGAGCGGCACCGCGGCCGCGTACGGGCCCGGAGCCAGGAGGCCGACGTCACGATCGCGGCGGTCCTGCGTACCCTCTCGGAGACCGCGGCCCCTACCCGGGTACGGCTCGGCGGCGCCGAGCTGGCCAGTGCCGCCCGCCAGGTCGCCCCCGCCGTCGGCCGCGACGCGGCGCACCCCGAACTCGCCTGCGTCCTCGTGGAGATCGACGACGCCGAGGTCCGCCTCGTCGCCACCGACCGCTATCGCTTCTCGACGCGCGTCCTGACCCCCGCCGCCTCCGACGGCCCCTCCTGCCACTTCCTGATCGACGCGGCCGACCTGATCGAGATCGGGGCGTGGGCCGCGCGCAGCGCCGAAGTGACCATCGAGATTGCGCCGGACGGCGGCAGGTTGTACGGTACGGCCGGCTCGCGCCCCCTCCCACTCGTCGACCGCCGCTTCCCCGCCTACCGAGACATGCTCTCCGCCCTGCCCCCGCCCGAATGCCGGGTGATCGTGGACCGGGCGGCACTCCTGGCCGCCGTCCACCGCTGCGGGGACACGCCCGCGGTCACCGTGCGGCTGGGTGAGGACGAGGTGGTCGTCTCGCGGTCGGCCGACCCCGGCCCCCAGGGCGGGAGCGCCGTACCGGCTGTCCGACAGGAGGACCTGACCCTGACGATCGCCTTCGACCCGGCCGTTCTCGCCCCCGCCCTGGAAACCGGGGTCGGCCCCGACGTGCTGCTGGAGATCTCCACGCCGACCCAACCGGTCGTCGTACGCTCCGCCGACCAGGGCAGCTTCACCACCCTGGTCATGCCAGTAGCCCTCGCCACCCCCACGACGACTACAGCCGCCTGA
- a CDS encoding alpha/beta fold hydrolase produces MTTSSSTTDTTSNSENLLVRRADHTTIRYTATGPADGPVLVLIHGWACDRHDFDAVTRHLPDHYRVLAVDLAEHGESRSTRTVWTIEESARDVAAVLDAQSVTTAVVAGHSHGAAVAVEVGRLLPDTVSHVVALDGLHYLSLFPAQSEEQTDNLLGLFRDDFPAAVRALVEGGSPAGTEPALKDAYFEKMVRVRRPGGLRAIEGLVRWDMDAALRETKQPITVFGIRELVTREALDRYADRLDIVLIDLGSHHFQVEAPEGTAKLLAGVVG; encoded by the coding sequence GTGACGACCTCAAGCAGCACGACCGACACCACGAGCAACAGCGAGAACCTCCTCGTCCGGCGGGCGGACCACACCACCATCCGGTACACCGCCACCGGCCCCGCCGACGGACCGGTCCTGGTCCTCATCCACGGCTGGGCCTGCGACCGCCACGACTTCGACGCCGTGACCCGCCACCTCCCCGACCACTACCGCGTCCTCGCCGTCGACCTCGCCGAGCACGGCGAGTCGCGGTCGACCCGGACCGTATGGACCATCGAGGAGTCCGCCCGCGACGTGGCGGCGGTACTGGACGCCCAGTCGGTGACCACCGCCGTCGTGGCCGGGCACTCCCACGGCGCGGCGGTCGCCGTAGAGGTCGGGCGGCTGCTCCCCGACACCGTCTCGCACGTGGTCGCCCTCGACGGGCTGCACTACCTCTCCCTGTTCCCCGCGCAGAGCGAGGAACAGACCGACAACCTGCTGGGCCTGTTCCGCGACGACTTCCCCGCGGCGGTACGCGCCCTGGTCGAAGGCGGCTCCCCGGCCGGGACCGAACCGGCGCTCAAGGACGCGTACTTCGAGAAGATGGTCCGGGTGCGCCGGCCCGGCGGGCTGCGCGCCATCGAGGGCCTGGTCCGCTGGGACATGGACGCGGCGCTGCGCGAGACGAAGCAGCCGATCACCGTGTTCGGCATACGCGAGCTGGTGACGCGGGAGGCGCTGGACCGGTACGCGGACCGCCTCGACATCGTGCTGATCGACCTCGGCAGCCACCACTTCCAGGTGGAGGCCCCGGAGGGCACGGCGAAGCTGCTGGCCGGGGTCGTGGGCTGA
- a CDS encoding IclR family transcriptional regulator, producing the protein MAGGTRVAGRGVIEGAFQLLEELSRLGDAGLTELADAAGLPKSTAHRLLDQLVAAEAVERHGGRYRMGTRLFRMGQAWAPGPSLRAAGRHPLGQLAEAVPGASVLLSVPEGGRTVVVAGYRGEPDEVFPIQPGALIWHGNTGDRLFAAPAEMDRTAERVRPPGVPASVWRRQVARAHDEGVAYDFRPPVGPAVSCVSAPLRSPAGRVVGAVTVVLLDNDRVRPYAPAVQRAARMTTANLTRLRTTDTSLASWLDEAPR; encoded by the coding sequence GTGGCAGGGGGAACGCGGGTGGCCGGACGCGGCGTCATCGAGGGGGCCTTCCAACTGCTCGAAGAGCTGTCGCGGTTGGGGGACGCGGGACTGACCGAACTCGCCGACGCGGCCGGGCTGCCCAAGTCGACCGCCCACCGGCTGCTGGACCAGCTCGTCGCCGCCGAGGCGGTCGAACGGCACGGCGGCCGCTACCGGATGGGCACCCGGCTCTTCCGCATGGGGCAGGCGTGGGCGCCCGGGCCGTCCCTGCGCGCCGCCGGACGGCACCCGCTGGGGCAGCTCGCCGAGGCGGTTCCCGGCGCCAGCGTGCTCCTGTCGGTGCCCGAGGGGGGCCGGACCGTGGTGGTGGCGGGGTACCGGGGGGAGCCCGACGAGGTGTTCCCGATCCAGCCCGGCGCGCTCATCTGGCACGGCAACACCGGGGACCGGCTGTTCGCCGCGCCGGCGGAGATGGACAGGACGGCGGAACGAGTACGGCCTCCCGGCGTCCCGGCGTCCGTGTGGCGGCGGCAGGTCGCCCGCGCGCACGACGAGGGCGTCGCGTACGACTTCCGCCCGCCGGTCGGCCCCGCGGTCTCGTGCGTCTCCGCGCCGCTGCGGAGCCCGGCGGGCCGGGTGGTCGGGGCGGTGACGGTCGTCCTGCTCGACAACGACCGGGTCCGCCCGTACGCCCCCGCCGTCCAGCGTGCCGCGCGGATGACCACGGCGAACCTGACCCGCCTGCGCACGACGGACACCTCCCTCGCGTCGTGGCTGGACGAAGCACCCCGATGA